One window from the genome of Pseudanabaena yagii GIHE-NHR1 encodes:
- a CDS encoding YqiA/YcfP family alpha/beta fold hydrolase, with the protein MNYLYLHGFASSPNSYKANYMQQRFAELGLTLHVPDLNLTDFSKVTLSEQLAYLDRTYLQNHEPIAVIGSSLGGFLAVQLAARNPLVQKLVLLAPAFGFGERITQNIGAENVAQWEQDGSREFYHYGLKRNVNLQFQFLVDAQKYSEAQLTRSLPILIFHGIHDDVVPASLSEEFAKRRSQVILKLLNDDHALGSDLINIWQDTKQFLEIS; encoded by the coding sequence ATGAACTATCTTTATTTACATGGCTTTGCTTCTAGTCCCAATTCCTATAAAGCTAACTATATGCAGCAAAGGTTTGCGGAATTAGGACTAACCTTGCATGTGCCAGATCTGAATCTTACTGATTTCTCCAAAGTTACCCTTTCTGAGCAGCTAGCTTACCTCGATCGCACCTATCTCCAAAACCATGAACCGATCGCTGTAATTGGATCGAGTCTCGGTGGATTTTTGGCAGTACAACTCGCTGCGCGAAATCCCTTAGTACAGAAATTGGTACTACTTGCCCCAGCTTTTGGCTTTGGTGAACGCATTACCCAAAATATTGGTGCAGAGAATGTCGCACAATGGGAGCAAGATGGCAGCCGTGAGTTCTACCACTACGGATTAAAACGTAATGTAAATTTACAATTTCAGTTTTTAGTTGATGCTCAAAAATATTCAGAAGCACAACTCACGCGATCGCTACCAATTCTAATCTTTCATGGCATCCACGATGATGTTGTACCAGCATCACTGAGCGAAGAATTTGCCAAAAGGCGATCGCAAGTAATCTTAAAATTACTCAATGATGATCATGCCCTTGGTAGTGATTTAATAAATATTTGGCAAGATACCAAACAATTCTTGGAAATCAGCTAG
- a CDS encoding phosphoribosyltransferase, translating to MSDLYVSWDEYHAKIEGLAAQIYRSQWEFDQILCLARGGLRIGDILSRIFDKPLAILSTSSYGGKNFQERGDLKIAHSITMTTDTLGKRILLVDDLVDSGVTLAQILEWLKQHPEFAITEVRSAVLWFKACSIAKPDYYIDFLSDNPWIHQPFEKYEKINPSDL from the coding sequence ATGTCTGATCTATATGTTTCTTGGGACGAATATCACGCCAAAATCGAAGGACTGGCAGCCCAAATTTATCGATCGCAATGGGAATTTGACCAAATTCTTTGCCTTGCTAGGGGTGGTTTACGCATTGGGGATATTCTGTCGCGGATTTTTGACAAACCTTTAGCGATTCTCTCGACCTCTTCCTATGGAGGTAAAAACTTTCAAGAACGTGGTGATTTAAAAATTGCCCATAGCATCACCATGACTACGGATACCCTCGGTAAGCGGATCTTGTTAGTGGATGATTTGGTGGATTCAGGTGTCACATTGGCACAAATTCTTGAATGGCTCAAGCAACATCCAGAATTTGCAATTACAGAAGTGCGATCGGCAGTTCTTTGGTTTAAGGCTTGTTCTATAGCTAAGCCCGATTATTACATTGACTTTTTATCCGACAATCCTTGGATTCATCAGCCCTTTGAGAAATATGAAAAAATTAATCCTAGCGATTTATAA